A genomic segment from Candidatus Krumholzibacteriota bacterium encodes:
- the menA gene encoding 1,4-dihydroxy-2-naphthoate octaprenyltransferase, with amino-acid sequence MSAPFPWLREVRAAFLTATIAPVLVGAAIARHDTGRLDAGLLLLTLAGAALLQLAANVANDYFDHRSGTDGMNVRFVRPFTGGSRLIQDGLLSPRAVLLAAILLSAAAAAVGAVLVAARGPAILLLGAAGLLSGWFYTAPPLRLAHRGLGELVVGIDFGLLVVIGAYFVQTGRITAESAVASLPLAFLVADIILINEFQDSQADESAGKRTLIVRLGTRRGAVLYAATAALAFLSIAIGVAAGIMPPLALVALAPAPLALRAALTARRHHAETAALAPANAATILCHLLTGICLAGAYLAS; translated from the coding sequence GTGTCCGCCCCGTTCCCGTGGCTCCGGGAGGTCCGGGCCGCGTTTCTCACCGCGACGATCGCGCCCGTCCTCGTCGGCGCGGCGATCGCCCGCCACGACACGGGGCGACTCGATGCGGGCCTCCTCCTCCTCACCCTCGCCGGAGCGGCCCTTCTCCAGCTCGCCGCGAACGTCGCCAACGACTATTTCGACCACCGCTCGGGCACGGACGGAATGAACGTCCGTTTCGTGCGTCCCTTCACCGGGGGTAGCAGGCTCATCCAGGACGGGCTCCTGTCGCCGCGCGCCGTTCTCCTCGCCGCGATCCTCCTCTCCGCCGCCGCCGCCGCGGTCGGGGCGGTCCTCGTCGCCGCCCGCGGACCGGCGATCCTCCTCCTCGGCGCGGCGGGACTCCTCTCGGGCTGGTTCTACACGGCGCCACCGCTCCGCCTCGCCCACCGCGGCCTCGGCGAGCTCGTCGTCGGCATCGATTTCGGCCTCCTGGTCGTGATCGGCGCCTACTTCGTCCAGACGGGCCGGATCACCGCCGAGAGCGCCGTCGCCTCGCTGCCGCTGGCATTCCTCGTCGCCGACATCATCCTGATCAACGAGTTCCAGGACTCGCAGGCCGACGAATCCGCCGGGAAGCGGACGCTGATCGTGCGTCTGGGAACGCGCCGCGGCGCCGTCCTGTACGCGGCGACGGCGGCGCTCGCCTTCCTGTCGATCGCGATCGGCGTCGCAGCCGGCATCATGCCCCCGCTCGCCCTCGTCGCCCTCGCCCCCGCGCCGCTCGCCCTCCGCGCGGCCCTGACGGCGCGCCGCCACCACGCGGAAACCGCGGCGCTCGCGCCGGCGAACGCCGCGACGATCCTCTGCCACCTGTTAACGGGGATCTGCCTCGCGGGAGCCTATCTCGCCTCGTGA
- a CDS encoding TIGR00730 family Rossman fold protein — MTERQYLIDEFNLQDAWRLFRILAEFVEGFDTMATVPPAVTVFGSARAVEGEAAYDNARELCRRLAAGGCSIVTGGGPGVMEAANRGAQEGGGLSVGLNIELPFEQRPNPYIDKLISFRYFFVRKVMFVKYAMAFIIFPGGFGTMDELFESLTLIQTHKIKPFPVYMIGREFWSGLIDWMSERMLAENRILPEDMELIHLVDSLDEVEQAVIGRQRMMASEE; from the coding sequence ATGACGGAGCGGCAATACCTGATCGACGAATTCAACCTGCAGGACGCATGGCGCCTGTTCCGCATCCTCGCGGAGTTCGTGGAGGGATTCGACACGATGGCGACGGTGCCGCCGGCGGTGACCGTCTTCGGCTCGGCGAGGGCGGTGGAGGGGGAAGCGGCGTACGACAATGCCCGCGAGCTCTGCCGGCGCCTGGCGGCGGGCGGATGCTCGATCGTCACCGGCGGCGGCCCCGGCGTGATGGAGGCGGCCAACCGCGGCGCCCAGGAGGGGGGCGGGCTCTCGGTCGGCCTCAACATCGAGCTGCCCTTCGAACAGCGGCCGAATCCCTACATCGACAAGCTGATCAGCTTCCGCTACTTCTTCGTCCGCAAGGTGATGTTCGTCAAGTACGCGATGGCCTTCATCATCTTTCCCGGCGGCTTCGGGACGATGGACGAGCTCTTCGAGTCGCTCACGCTCATACAGACGCACAAGATCAAGCCCTTCCCGGTCTACATGATCGGCCGCGAGTTCTGGTCGGGGCTCATCGACTGGATGAGCGAGCGGATGCTCGCGGAGAACAGGATACTCCCCGAGGACATGGAGCTCATCCACCTCGTCGATTCGCTCGACGAGGTGGAGCAGGCCGTCATCGGCCGGCAGAGGATGATGGCGTCGGAGGAATGA
- a CDS encoding oligosaccharide flippase family protein: protein MDRTRGPVDLSTAKVVSDTFFISASRIVVLGLKSIRGIVLGRLLGPTLYGVLNIPAPFVDILRMLSNIGFNTGVVRLVPAYRQRGRADLARMIFRSTEALTLGLGFIWCILLVVFSRPIALHFAHRPDAILPIRVYAAIIPFLAVNLFYAAAYLAVQRGKLRGALTLVHGLLVFLLPLGVVLWRRDPVHVIAAFLAAELLGAIVFAAFFHRRILRGLGDRVGPLFRGMREVATFGLPFFLADISWNLINTIDRLMVQFYLPVELFAFYTMAALVITALTMIASTAGLALVPSLTAALAAGDRRAFERQVLGTSRIGFLVLVPLSALLLALAGDIFSLLLRKYLPSVGVIEILVYIGGIILFCRVGWAVLVAYGRGRMAAAAYAFAAAWNFAGNRLLIPRLGIEGAAIATLSTFVMLAILLQSMQHRVSGTRVPVGPFLHAALLSAVFPGIGWLLRGAGPALRFPAIIVGGGCLYLVFAIRTNLLAGADLDRAQTALEPRAGVRHVRIALWLLDLLARIGRRRPPRS, encoded by the coding sequence ATGGACCGAACGAGAGGACCCGTCGATCTCTCCACCGCGAAGGTCGTCTCGGACACCTTCTTCATCTCCGCCTCCCGGATCGTCGTCCTCGGGCTGAAATCGATCCGCGGCATCGTCCTCGGGCGGCTCCTCGGGCCCACGCTCTACGGGGTCCTCAACATCCCCGCGCCCTTCGTCGACATCCTCCGCATGCTCTCCAACATCGGGTTCAACACGGGGGTCGTGCGCCTCGTCCCCGCATACCGGCAGCGGGGCCGCGCCGACCTGGCCCGCATGATCTTCCGGTCGACCGAGGCGCTGACGCTCGGGCTGGGATTCATCTGGTGCATCCTCCTCGTCGTCTTCTCGCGGCCGATCGCCCTGCATTTCGCGCACCGTCCCGACGCGATACTCCCCATCCGCGTCTACGCGGCGATCATCCCCTTCCTCGCGGTCAACCTCTTCTATGCGGCCGCCTACCTCGCCGTGCAGCGGGGAAAGCTGCGCGGGGCGCTGACCCTCGTCCACGGCCTGCTCGTCTTCCTTCTTCCCCTCGGCGTCGTCCTCTGGCGCCGCGACCCCGTGCACGTCATCGCGGCCTTCCTCGCCGCGGAACTCCTCGGGGCGATCGTCTTCGCCGCCTTCTTCCACCGGCGGATCCTCCGCGGTCTCGGCGACCGCGTGGGACCGCTTTTCAGGGGGATGCGCGAGGTGGCGACATTCGGGCTTCCCTTCTTCCTCGCCGACATCAGCTGGAATCTCATCAACACGATCGACCGTCTCATGGTCCAGTTCTACCTCCCCGTCGAGCTCTTCGCCTTCTACACGATGGCCGCGCTCGTCATCACGGCCCTCACGATGATCGCGTCGACCGCGGGGCTCGCCCTCGTCCCCTCGCTGACGGCGGCGCTCGCCGCGGGCGACCGCCGCGCCTTCGAGCGGCAGGTCCTCGGCACCTCGCGGATCGGATTCCTCGTCCTCGTCCCCCTGAGCGCGCTTCTGCTCGCGCTCGCCGGCGACATCTTCTCCCTCCTCCTGCGGAAGTACCTCCCCTCGGTCGGCGTCATCGAGATCCTCGTCTACATCGGCGGGATCATCCTCTTCTGCCGCGTCGGCTGGGCCGTTCTCGTGGCCTACGGCCGCGGCCGAATGGCGGCGGCCGCGTACGCCTTCGCGGCGGCCTGGAACTTCGCCGGCAACCGGCTCCTCATCCCGCGCCTCGGCATCGAGGGAGCGGCGATCGCGACCCTCTCGACCTTCGTGATGCTCGCGATCCTCCTGCAGTCGATGCAGCACCGGGTCTCGGGCACCCGCGTTCCCGTCGGCCCCTTCCTGCACGCCGCCCTCCTCTCGGCCGTCTTCCCCGGTATCGGCTGGCTGCTGCGAGGCGCCGGTCCGGCTCTCCGCTTTCCCGCGATCATCGTCGGCGGCGGATGCCTCTACCTGGTTTTCGCCATCAGAACGAACCTGCTCGCCGGGGCCGACCTCGACCGTGCGCAAACCGCGCTCGAGCCGCGCGCCGGCGTCCGGCACGTCCGCATCGCCCTCTGGCTGCTCGATCTCCTCGCCCGGATCGGGCGCAGGCGGCCGCCGCGTTCCTGA
- a CDS encoding rhomboid family intramembrane serine protease: MFLPLKDINPTRRTPFVTIALIAINVLVYLYMRSLGSVGYNSVVASLGATPFEITHWTDLVGLRIGGGMTHQEGPAVIGLTLLTSMFMHGGLLHLASNMLYLWIFGNNVEDILGPTKYILFYLLCGLAAHALHILSDPSSTIPTIGASGAIAGILGAYLVAFPHARVLTLMFLFIFIRLTVVPAYVIIVFWFVIQLFYGIASLGEMQGGGVAWFAHIGGFIGGIVLVYLFAGDTIRWLRRGGWVEY; this comes from the coding sequence ATGTTCCTGCCGCTGAAGGATATCAATCCGACCCGTCGGACGCCGTTCGTGACGATCGCCCTCATCGCGATCAACGTCCTCGTCTACCTCTACATGCGCTCGCTCGGATCGGTCGGGTACAACTCGGTCGTCGCCTCGCTCGGGGCGACCCCCTTCGAGATCACGCACTGGACCGACCTCGTCGGCCTCCGCATCGGCGGGGGGATGACCCACCAGGAGGGGCCGGCCGTCATCGGCCTCACCCTCCTCACCTCGATGTTCATGCACGGCGGGCTGCTGCACCTCGCATCGAACATGCTCTACCTGTGGATCTTCGGGAACAACGTCGAGGACATCCTCGGCCCGACGAAGTACATCCTCTTCTACCTTCTCTGCGGCCTGGCGGCCCACGCCCTGCACATCCTCTCCGACCCGTCGTCGACGATCCCGACGATCGGGGCGAGCGGCGCGATCGCGGGCATTCTCGGCGCCTACCTGGTCGCCTTTCCGCACGCGCGCGTCCTCACGCTGATGTTCCTTTTCATCTTCATCCGCCTGACCGTCGTGCCGGCCTACGTCATCATCGTCTTCTGGTTCGTCATCCAGCTCTTCTACGGCATCGCCTCGCTCGGCGAGATGCAGGGCGGCGGCGTCGCGTGGTTCGCCCACATCGGCGGATTCATCGGCGGCATCGTCCTCGTCTACCTTTTCGCCGGCGACACGATCCGATGGCTGCGCCGCGGCGGCTGGGTCGAATACTGA
- a CDS encoding alcohol dehydrogenase catalytic domain-containing protein, with protein sequence MKALLFDGTTLRLCSRPRPRRKRGEALVRVRLAGICSTDLEILRGYMGFTGIPGHEFVGEVVEAPTRALVGRRVVGEINVPCNRCSLCRRGLGKHCTRRTTLGIDGRDGAFAEYLALPEANLHRVPDEVADEEAVFTELLAAACEIPVRARIAATDRVAVLGDGRLAALAAQVLSLRSRHLTVFGMNEAKMSALRSIGLRARKTGERPGDAHAFDVVVECTGSLGGLPAAAALVRPRGTIVMKSTVAAPVRWNPSPLVVDEITVIGSRCGPFDTALRLVAMREVAVLPFITAVYPLDRFETAFRRTRRQDAFKVCLRIPG encoded by the coding sequence ATGAAAGCCCTGCTTTTCGACGGAACGACGCTGCGACTCTGCTCACGGCCCCGGCCGCGCCGGAAACGGGGGGAAGCCCTCGTGCGCGTCCGCCTCGCCGGCATCTGCTCGACCGATCTCGAGATCCTCCGCGGGTACATGGGCTTCACCGGCATCCCCGGCCATGAATTCGTCGGCGAGGTCGTCGAGGCCCCGACGCGCGCGCTCGTCGGCAGGCGCGTCGTCGGCGAGATCAACGTCCCGTGCAACCGGTGCTCGCTGTGCCGGCGCGGGCTCGGCAAGCACTGCACCCGGCGCACGACCCTCGGGATCGACGGGCGCGACGGCGCCTTCGCCGAGTACCTCGCCCTCCCCGAGGCCAACCTCCATCGCGTCCCCGACGAGGTCGCCGACGAGGAGGCGGTCTTCACCGAGCTCCTCGCCGCCGCCTGCGAGATCCCCGTTCGCGCGCGGATCGCCGCCACCGACCGCGTGGCGGTCCTCGGCGACGGGCGCCTCGCCGCCTTGGCGGCCCAGGTCCTCTCCCTTCGGAGCCGGCACCTGACCGTCTTCGGCATGAACGAGGCGAAGATGTCCGCCTTGCGGTCGATCGGCCTCAGGGCGCGGAAGACCGGCGAACGGCCCGGAGACGCGCACGCATTCGACGTCGTCGTCGAATGCACGGGGAGCCTCGGCGGGCTCCCCGCCGCGGCCGCCCTCGTGCGGCCGCGCGGGACGATCGTGATGAAATCCACCGTCGCCGCCCCGGTGCGCTGGAATCCCTCGCCGCTCGTCGTCGACGAGATCACGGTGATCGGCTCCCGCTGCGGCCCCTTCGACACCGCCCTGCGCCTCGTCGCGATGCGCGAGGTGGCGGTCTTGCCATTCATCACCGCCGTCTACCCGCTCGACCGCTTCGAGACGGCCTTCCGGCGGACGCGGCGGCAAGACGCCTTCAAGGTGTGCCTGCGCATCCCCGGTTAA